The following proteins are co-located in the Amyelois transitella isolate CPQ chromosome W, ilAmyTran1.1, whole genome shotgun sequence genome:
- the LOC132904295 gene encoding uncharacterized protein LOC132904295 codes for MLQKAYGESTLSKTRAYEWYKAFKSGRDVMEDLPRSGRPSTSATEVNIAKVKEIVTENPHSTLREIATELSVSHESIGTILTNNLGMKHVAARLVPKDLNFFQKLNRMRVAEDMLERVNSDPTFMKRIVTGDETWVYEFDMQTSQQASEWRLPTEPKPKKPRQSRSKVKVMLTVFFDYRGVVHSEFLPEEGAYFEGDKINLDE; via the exons atgttacagaaggcttacggtgaatcgactttatcaaaaactcgtgcttatgagtggtacaaagcgttcaaaagcggtcgagatgtgatggaagatttgcctcgctctggtaggccatcaacgtctgcaactgaagttaacatcgcaaaagtgaaggaaatagtgactgaaaatcctcattcaactttgagagagatagccaccgaactttctgtatctcacgagtcgatcggtaccattttaactaataatttgggtatgaaacatgttgccgctcggctagtcccaaaagacctgaatttttttcaaaaactcaatcgcatgagagtcgctgaggacatgctagaacgagtcaattccgacccaacattcatgaaacgcattgttactggtgacgagacgtgggtttacgagtttgacatgcaaactagtcaacaagcttcggagtggcgccttccaactgaaccgaaaccgaaaaaaccacgccaaagtcgttcaaaagtcaaagtcatgttgactgttttctttgactatcgcggtgttgtgcactcggaattcttgccggaag aaggagcatattttgaaggtgataaaataaatttggatgaataa